The DNA window atccaaatctttaggttgaatcaaagtcttttgttgacattttattgttgtaccttagactataattcttgtacttaataaattccatagagtcattaaaagtccattgacattttgaatacctatagacttttgtagagtttttaaaagtcaagtttgaataccacatgactttttaaaattctacaaaagtttacattgaataccactaaatttttatggagtatataaaagtctagtttgaatacctctagacttttaaactccataaaagtcattaaaagtctataaCCAATACACCCCCCTAAGTTTAATGTGGCAAATTCAACTCGGACCTCCGAATCATGATCAACCATTAACTTGTATTTATGGCAGTAAAAATGTGTACAATATTGTATTTtacaaaacataacaaaatatGAATTCAACGGCAGAATCACGGCCTGGCTAAGTCGacattttcatttttataatttaCATCATATTTAGAGTCCTGAAATAATGTACTGAAATTTACAATAAACAGAAAGAAAATAGAGGTTGGGTCTATAGAGACTTAGTGAAGGAATAAATTAGATTTATATATAGTTAAAAAATCCAACGATAATATATCATTCAATAATTCAATATGAAATGACTAGGGGTGTTCATTAAACGGTTTACACCGAAAAAACCGACCGGACcataaatttcggtttttttggTTAGGTTTAAACGATTTTTCGGtcggttatgattttgattttttgtaCTTTCGATTTTTCGGTTTGGTTATcggttttttaaaatttaaaatcgaAAAAACCGAACcgaccatttaaaatataataaataataaaataattaatataccTAATTTCATTAGGTTTACAATTTTATCGCCTTGCCTTTCTTCTAAACCTTTCACCTTTCACACCAATCTCTCTCCAGCCGACTCTGCTACAGTGCTACTATATCAAATATCAAAGTTCTTAACTTCtttgttgttttaaaatattgaaacaCGGGTATGGAGTTTTTTGTTGCATTAACGAATATGTCATAGTTTGAATTAAATGCTCTGGAGTTTCAAACTGATTTCAGCttatattttgggaaaaccTGGTATGGAAGCTATCTTTTTTGtttcttctttttgtttttttgaagaaaatcaTGTTAGAGAGGGTGTATTTTGTCGTGTTTGGGATTTGAAGGCTCGTTTAGCTATGATATTGCTCAACAAATCATTTTTTATCAGTTTTGATGCCTTGTGAGACTGCTAGCCtccttatttttaattatttttttacctTGAATAGTCGCATTCAATCAGCATCAACATCTTTTGAAGATAACATGTGATAAAAACAggtaaaaaaaatcaaggaaatTTGATTGtggttttttattatattttttaaaaatttataacgTGCATTCATTTATAACTTAATTTATTACACAAACCGTAATAATCGACCGTAATACAAACAAACCAAACTGGACCGAATTAAAATGGTTTGGTTTAGGATTAGGCATTCAAAAAAACGTAAACCGAAAAACCGAACCGAAGTTTATTAAATCGAACCAAACCGACTGTTGCACACCTCTAGAAATGACATGTATCAATAGTAATGTATTATTATGAAAATATCATGTTAAATGAAATGTAGTACTGATAAGGACTCTAAAGTAAATATCGTAAGCCAGAAGTTGCTCCCACTAATATTCGATGTAACAATTTTCCATCCACACTCAGGTAAGATACGTACAATCGATCATTTACTAGCAAAGTTGAACTCGTATTTTTGGACCGAAACCATGTTGTACAGATGAACCATAGACCAAGTTTTAAACTCGTTGTTCATTGGACTCACATTTCTAGGCTGAAACCATATACTATCAATCTGGTACATAGACCGTTTTCTAGACTCAATTCATTCAGTCATTCAATCAGTAATAGCAGATCAATAACAGTCAAGAACCAATAAATCCAGAAATTCAGATATGCAATACAATATGATCAATAAATTATGACGTGCACAACATGATGCAATATATGAATAATTAAttagtttataaattttattgttAATTCCAGGTCAAATATCAATTAGTTGTATTATTAAGAAACCTCACGATAGAGAAAACTCACCTCGATAACTTACTTATTCGTCTCGGTTTCAATATCAAGCCAAGATAATTTCGTATAAATAAAACCTGACTGATTTTACACTGGTTAGGAAAGGTAGTAGGgtgttgaaatattttaaaaaataatttttgtattGTACCGGATATTTTTGGTTAAcactttaaaaattcataactAATTAGAATATATGTCTAAAAATCACCAAAATTTATAGAAAAGCCTAAAAATAGTGCGGAATCTTTCGGAAATCGGAAATTTCATGAAACATGTCGGCGTGTGTACCACATGTGCCGTCTTGCCGTTGAGTGGCCAAGCTCTACGCGCCCGGAAATTTACAGGAAATGTATTtgtaattttctaaaattttcatGTCGAAcacttttcaaaatttgaaatgaaTCGCTATCAAATTTTGCAAAAACTAGAATGATGGTCAAGTTCGTTTCCAATGACCAAAAACTGTATTCCCAGTGTCTGTAAGGAAAATCGGCCGACATCATtgtaaatttgaaaatattttgaattttttttattttaaaaccgaAGTAAAAATCATTCAAGAAGGAGTAATATAAGATGAATATAGTTATTTTAATCATATGTTTATGGAATGTCTCATGAATATTCTCCGTGAATCTTGATTTTTGGAGAAATTTTGATTAATGATTTTGATACACTTCTTATACTATTTGGTTTTTGGGTAGAATAGGGGtgttttataaaaatttcggaATTTTTGGTGTTGATTTGATATTTTTCCCTGTTTTCTCTTACTTTATTATTTTTCGTACTATTTTCTTCCCTATTTTTTTCTCTCCAAACTCACCCATTTTTTGACTTTGATACGATAAAATGTGTTTATTGAGGTTTTTTTTATAGACAAAGTGGAATGGTTGAGTCATTTATATCACGACGCTTGTTTGTTCAGAGCCTCGAATTTAGAACTTATCTAAGTTCATTTCTTAACACATGCCAAACTTATTTTAACATAATTGGGCAAGTGTTATCTTAAATTGGTTACGTTATCAAAATTaatatgacaaaaatttgtgtgagacgatctcatatgttttattttgtgagacgaatctcttatttgggtcatccatgaaaagtattactttttatgctaagagtattactttttattgtgaatatcggtagagttaacccgtctcaaagataaagattcgtgataccatctcacaatagacctactctTAATCAATAAATAGAAATTAAttgctataatattttatttaagttctgTTATTTTAGAAGTCATTTAATGTATTTGTATAAGTTTGTTTAAAGTTCATTTGTaagataataaaatttatttcattatattattattatttagaagcatttttatttatttcatttgaaCTCTTTTAAACATTAAGTAGATTAATTTGTAGATAATTTATATATCTACTTTTTTGTtagattatatttatttatttattattacattaaattattatatttaatttaatttattaaaatttgattaaagaaatcaaaatttttggGAAGTTAAACGTCGGATTCTAAttttgtatataatattagcTAAGCAAAAATTTATGCAACGTGCGTATGTATGTGTGTATGAACTAACATGGTAAGGATGAGTCTGGTGCGATTTCTTAAATGTTGTTCCCCATGACTTATGGCTTGTTTGTACAAGGGACGGCTCTACATTCAATAATATACCCATTTCACgctttgctttttttttttttttttttttttgattttttatagTAATTGCTATTTATGTTGTTTGGTAATATTGATTATAttatacataaatataaataattatgatAATGGTTCCAAAAGATGAATCAATGAAGTGTACGTATTCATTTCCCAAACTGTTTGTGTGATTTTCAAGCAAAATACCGATTTCTAATATAATCTAAGTAGTGAACTTTAAAACATCAGAAATTTGTCATTGTATTCTTTTTCTTTGAAAAGTTATTACTTTACTTTATATTAAACACAAGTCATTGATTTGATTCGTTAACATGATATCAAACAAAACTACTATTATTATATAGTTCAACTAAATTAAATGTGAATAttaatatgaaataagaaaaaattgatGAGGGCGGAGCAACAGGAAAAATTTTCTCTAACGAATCTATTCAAAAAActgttatataatttaaaaaattgtttttccaaaaattgaaatttaccAAATGAACGTCTATCACTAGTGGATAATAAATCATTCCAATTATTTTAAGCCATCATATTTTTTTCAGGAGTTTTTAAACCATAATAATATTACATTAGAATTTCACTAGGATTAGTATCAATAATAATATTCTCAAAATAATGAATTTCAGGGGTAGAATTGTCATTTAATATTATCCCATTAACAAGGGTTTTATTAAAATCAAACGTTTTTAAGGAAAATCCCTCTCCCCCTTGACACCGGTAGCCACCGCTGCATCAAATACTTCGCAAGAACACTCTCACCCACGCACATTTGAAGGAAAGAGTTTTCACATATCAAACAAAGGGGcagattaatttttttctatattaTCGTCAATCTCTAGCGCAAGTGCTTTTTTTTTCCCAGTTTGGTGTGCGTTTTTTCTGGGTTTACCCTAGTAATGGCGACGGATCACTCGCCTCGTTCCCCGACAACCGTCGCCAACGGTGGAGTTGACAGCCCTAACTCGGGAAGACGGAGTCTCCCCTCGGCGTGGGCATCCGTCGTTAGAGGCGATTCTGAACAAATCTCCTCTCCCACAGCCGCTGCCACTCCTGGGGTTTCTTCACCACCGCCGGAGACTGCTTCTGCTTCTGATAATTCCGTGGTTGACAGTTCGGTTTCGGAGGCCCAACCCGAGAGCTCCAATGTTAACGGTGAAGGCAATGCGGGTCCACCTAGGAGGCCCGCTTGGAATAGGCCGGCAAACGGCGTCGTTGAGGCCGTTTCTGTCATGGGTGGAGCCGTTTCTTGGCCTGCTTTGTCTGAATCAACCCGACCTGTTCCGAGATCATCATCGGATTTTCCGAGACCCGGGTCTGATGGATCAGTCTCTTCATCTCAggtgaaaaataattatttatagaaTATAATTTTGTTTCTGCTTGTTTTTTTCTTGCAGGAATAATTTAAACGATGCGATGATGCTTCCTATTTCTGTGGTTTTAGATTCTTATGTTATAATAATGCTGAATTCTTGCtatgatttaaatatgttttttttctgTAAATTTGAGTTTTTTATACTACTATATATGTTTCCTTTAATATATTTTCCATATGAAAATTGACGCTTATGATGTATGTATCAACTCTGGatcatttataaaatttgagttgTTTTTGTGAACTTGCATTTTTAATTCTTCATAAATTAATCGGGGAATATAATTTCCTGTGTCCTTTTAACTCGCTAACCATGCAGCATTCAATTTCCTAAATTTTGCAAGTCTTCAGTTCAGTCACCTTTCCTGCCATTTTAGTAGGGATAAGTTGTAATCGACTGGTCAAAATCATTATAGTCATTGAATGTTTTTTTCTCCTTTGGAGGGGCATCACTAATGCTCATTGTTTTTGTTTGGTTCTGATAGGCTCCTATAATATCTCAGCCACCTCGGAGACAATCTAACTCTAATACATATACTAATTCTACTGCAAACAATACAATGCCTTCTAGACCAAGATCCAGGAATCGcggaggtggtggtggaggcAGTTCCTCTGTGAGTGGACCATCTCAAAATAACTTTAGCCGACCATCGCCCCCAGCGCCACCACCCTTTCCTATACTCGAGGTTCATCGTCAACCATTTCATCCTGTGTTTGATGTGCCTGTGAGAAGTGTGAGACCAGTTGTAGGTTCTCAGTCGCATACAGGAAATGACCATTCTTCTCAAAGGACCAATCCAAGAAGGGGTAATTTTGGGGGCCGTCCTCGTGGAGATGGGCCACACCACATAAATCATGGAGCCAGGCGAGATAATGATCGTAGAGATGTTCATCTTTCTCCTCAATATGTGCCTCCTCCTTTGGGATATATGCCACCCCCTCTGGCCCCTGGTGCTCCTCCATTCATTGTCCCGCAACCTATCAGAATGTTTCCCAACCAAATGGGTTTTGGTAAGTTTCTCAATAgtattttttccaaaaattttgctATTTGGACtttctaaaaatgttgaaggatctTTCAGATATGATGTCTTCTTACATCTATGTTCCACCCATGCATCCGGAGACCTTTCGAGCTATGCCGATGGTTCCTCCTGCACAACCACCTATGCCAATGAATCCTTTATCAAACCTAATTGTTTCGCAAATAGACTATTATTTCAGGTAATTTCCCTGGAGGGTTAATGTTAAACAGTAATTATGACAgtaattcttttattttgctATCAGTGTGTCATCTGTTCATTTTGCTGAAGTACTTATTGTGTGCCAGTGAGGCTAATCTGGTGAAGGATAATTTTTTGAGGTCAAACATGGATGATCAGGGTTGGGTGCACATTACTTTAATAGCATCTTTTCCTCGAGTAAGTTATTAACGGTATTTTAGGTGTATGACCGTAAATTGGTTTCATGAACTCTGtttcatttatttatatttgttagcttttatttttcataatattCATACTGAATTGATCTCTTTCTTTGGTGTACTGAGATTTATCACCATTCTGACTGTTAATAATAAACAAAATTGTAAATGTGATGTCAGTTAGATTGTAAGAAGCGTTGAACCAGAATAAGATTTACTAAGATATTATTACTTCCATATAAAGCAATAGCATATTTCTCCTGTACTACTGATTTAACCTCTGTTCTTGGAATTCATTTGTATACTACTCAATTTGTGTGAAACCGTCTTACCTTTGTGGTTGCATCAAGTCATCAACCTATAGTACTTTTGTGGAATACTTGTTATAATCTTAAGTTTGAACAGTTGATCAAAAGTTATTAGTTTATATAATCTTTTATGCAATGTGTTTGCTAATTAACTTCTAATCTATTTGAGTTCCTCCTTTTTAACCTTTTGTTTTGGCCAATTTGTGTATGAGATTAAAAGCCACCCACATCCTCTTGGTTTGTGCTGGAATAATTATTTCTTTCAACTCCTTTGATGCTCTAGTTCAGGAAATTTTGTTTGCAACTGGCGGTTTAATCTGCACATTTTTCATGGTTGCATTTACATCACTCCAAATAATGTCTTAGTTACACGAATTGCATCCAATGTACAGATCAAGTTTTGTTTTATGGTATGCTATTTCAGGTGCAGCAATTAACTCAGGATATCCCACTGATTTTAGAGTGCATGAGATACTCGACTGTTGTGGAAGTGCAGGTTAGCATTTATGTTACTACTTGCTGTATGAAtatgtgcgtgtgtgtgtgttgtccTTGTAGTTTGAAAATCCCATTTATTATATCACATCATTTATTGCTCATACACTTCATTTGTTGCTTCTTATTTTACAGGGAGACAAGGTGAGGAAACGCTACGAGTGGAACAGATGGCTAAACTCCTCTGGTCGTCCTAACATTGATGCTGGCTCACACAATATAGATGTCGCACAAGAAAATGCTTTGACAACATCTTTTCGAGAAGTTTCACTTAATGAAGCTTCAACTAGTGCAAATGGCAACATTGACACAAGGGACGGTCGTACAGAGATGGTTATTGGTAGGTTTTTGTCTGAGGAGCTGACTGGTCCATCAAGGTTGGCTAATGGAGACGACACTGTGGAAGAACCCCATTCAATTAGTGTATGAAACTTTAGCAAAGAAAGTTTTGGATATTTAATCAAGGTTGTTTAGTTTTCCTTGGATGTACGTAAATAGAATGCACTTTCATGGAAGTAAATTTCAGTAACCCTCTTTCTGTTTCAGGAGGGAACTGGAGAAAATGAAATTGGTGAGCACTTGTAACCTATCAAAGTTAAGAGGAAGTGGAAGCTGAGAAGAATACCACAGCTAATGACCTCTATTGGTGGCAGACTGGCTGTTTTAATAGCGACAtggatgaaaatgatgaatttttacTAATAGTTTGGTACTTGATTTTTGGAAGCCTCCACAAGAGTCGTTTAAGTGAACATTACTTGGTATACTGGGCATTATAAAAATGATGTTGATTGTGTGGCCAAAATGAGCGCTAAACTCTCCTTGATTTTGTTTTATATAACTTCTTGCTTTTCTATTTATAAGATGCCCGCTCATTTTTGAATCTTTCTTGTCTTTACCATCATATATATTGTTTGGTTATGTTGCTTATGTTAAACACTTGCTTATAGCATATGAGATATGACTCGTGATAACCATATCTATGTTTAGTTAGACTTTATTATTAGAAAAATCTTGAATTTGCTGATGATGTGATTTCGACAAGACCTACTTGGACAGTTCAGTTGTGGAACTGTATTAAGGTAGACTTGATCTAGAGTTGAACCAGTTTTACCCAATTTTTTCCAAGACATCCATGATTCTTTATTCAAGTATTCTGAACTTCCGAGCCTCTTTATTTGTTCTGTTAACTAGTTGTCCTTTTTATCAATTGCTAAAATAAGATGTATATCAACAACCGGACGTGGAGTTGGTTGAAGAATACTTGTGTCATGTCTTTATTCTTTCTTTGGTTATCTTTT is part of the Primulina tabacum isolate GXHZ01 chromosome 18, ASM2559414v2, whole genome shotgun sequence genome and encodes:
- the LOC142532898 gene encoding la-related protein 1C-like, translating into MATDHSPRSPTTVANGGVDSPNSGRRSLPSAWASVVRGDSEQISSPTAAATPGVSSPPPETASASDNSVVDSSVSEAQPESSNVNGEGNAGPPRRPAWNRPANGVVEAVSVMGGAVSWPALSESTRPVPRSSSDFPRPGSDGSVSSSQAPIISQPPRRQSNSNTYTNSTANNTMPSRPRSRNRGGGGGGSSSVSGPSQNNFSRPSPPAPPPFPILEVHRQPFHPVFDVPVRSVRPVVGSQSHTGNDHSSQRTNPRRGNFGGRPRGDGPHHINHGARRDNDRRDVHLSPQYVPPPLGYMPPPLAPGAPPFIVPQPIRMFPNQMGFDMMSSYIYVPPMHPETFRAMPMVPPAQPPMPMNPLSNLIVSQIDYYFSEANLVKDNFLRSNMDDQGWVHITLIASFPRVQQLTQDIPLILECMRYSTVVEVQGDKVRKRYEWNRWLNSSGRPNIDAGSHNIDVAQENALTTSFREVSLNEASTSANGNIDTRDGRTEMVIGRFLSEELTGPSRLANGDDTVEEPHSISV